One window of the Labilibaculum sp. genome contains the following:
- a CDS encoding rhomboid family intramembrane serine protease — MRETRPYNKDFEKLRLKHSLIFPLAFVFLIWAVKIFEWGLDLNLYYLGIFPLHAKGLLGILTSPLIHKDFSHLMANTIPFFVLSWGIFYFYRPLSYQIFILCYLTTNILVWLGAREAYHIGASGLVYAFASFLFFSGIIRNHYRLIAISFIVAFLYGSLFWGVFPILTDVSWEGHLFGGFSGMIYALAYRNQGPKKPAIIIPEDDDSIPEEIWNSENFEDKEVLRK; from the coding sequence TTGCGAGAAACCAGACCATACAATAAGGATTTTGAAAAATTAAGGCTAAAGCACAGTTTGATTTTTCCGCTCGCTTTTGTTTTTTTGATTTGGGCTGTTAAAATATTTGAATGGGGACTTGACCTTAATTTGTATTATCTGGGAATTTTCCCTTTGCACGCAAAAGGTTTATTGGGGATTCTCACCAGTCCGTTAATTCATAAGGATTTTAGTCATTTAATGGCCAACACAATTCCCTTTTTTGTTTTAAGTTGGGGCATCTTCTATTTCTATCGTCCGCTTTCGTACCAGATATTTATACTGTGTTATCTTACAACAAACATTCTGGTTTGGCTGGGCGCACGCGAAGCCTATCATATTGGTGCCAGCGGATTGGTTTACGCTTTTGCATCTTTCCTGTTTTTTAGCGGAATTATCCGCAATCACTATCGTTTAATTGCTATCTCTTTTATTGTGGCTTTTCTGTATGGCAGCTTATTTTGGGGCGTGTTCCCAATTCTAACTGATGTTTCGTGGGAAGGTCATTTGTTTGGTGGTTTCTCTGGAATGATTTACGCCTTGGCTTACCGAAACCAAGGGCCGAAAAAACCTGCAATTATTATTCCCGAAGATGATGACTCGATTCCTGAGGAAATTTGGAATTCGGAGAATTTTGAAGATAAGGAAGTGTTGAGGAAATGA
- a CDS encoding M48 family metallopeptidase — translation MMKKNRRTILLSGFLLFAIACATVPITGRKQMNLFPETEMIATSLTQYDAFLKESKLSDNKEQSAMVKACGARISAAVEKFMNDNGMSDRIANFVWEFNLVEDETPNAWCMPGGKVVFYTGILPYTQTETGMAVVMGHEIAHAIARHGNERMSQQMGIQALGTGLSMALNEKPAETQQIWMTAFGVGANVGVMLPFSRSHESEADKMGLIFMAMAGYNPAEAIDFWKRMGESGGQKPPEFLSTHPADATRVKDLQAYLPEAMKYYKK, via the coding sequence ATGATGAAGAAAAACAGGCGTACCATTTTGCTTTCGGGCTTTTTGTTGTTTGCAATTGCATGTGCAACTGTGCCCATTACCGGAAGAAAACAAATGAATCTGTTTCCCGAAACAGAAATGATTGCTACCAGTTTAACTCAATACGATGCCTTTTTAAAGGAAAGTAAACTTTCCGATAACAAAGAGCAATCGGCTATGGTAAAAGCCTGCGGTGCCCGAATTTCTGCCGCAGTGGAAAAATTTATGAACGATAACGGCATGAGCGACCGCATTGCAAATTTTGTTTGGGAGTTCAACCTGGTTGAAGATGAAACTCCAAATGCTTGGTGTATGCCTGGCGGAAAAGTGGTGTTCTACACAGGAATTTTACCTTACACACAAACCGAAACCGGTATGGCTGTTGTTATGGGACATGAAATTGCACATGCCATTGCACGTCATGGTAACGAGCGAATGAGTCAGCAAATGGGTATTCAGGCTTTGGGTACCGGATTGTCAATGGCTTTAAATGAAAAGCCTGCCGAAACACAACAAATTTGGATGACTGCCTTTGGTGTTGGTGCCAATGTTGGGGTCATGCTTCCCTTCTCGCGTTCTCACGAAAGTGAAGCCGATAAAATGGGTCTGATTTTTATGGCTATGGCCGGATACAATCCTGCTGAAGCAATCGATTTTTGGAAACGAATGGGAGAGAGCGGAGGTCAAAAACCACCGGAATTTTTATCCACTCATCCTGCCGATGCAACCCGTGTAAAAGATTTGCAAGCTTACTTGCCTGAAGCAATGAAGTATTACAAGAAATAA
- a CDS encoding ATP-binding cassette domain-containing protein, translated as MSESPIIELKNAVIRQADNIILTDVSLEIEKGEFVYIIGKVGSGKTSLMKTLYADLPIKEGGGSVAGFYLPIIKTKQVPFLRRKIGIVFQDFQLLTDRNVHSNLEFVLKATGWKNKKEIDHRIEEVLSKVKMGKKGYKMPHELSGGEQQRIVIARALLNSPDIILADEPTGNLDPETSDELAELLMDISKNGRTIVMATHQHDLLKKFPARTLECINGKVVEISNPKTDEEIEIELD; from the coding sequence ATGTCCGAATCTCCTATCATTGAACTTAAAAATGCAGTTATCCGCCAGGCAGATAATATTATTCTAACAGACGTTAGTTTGGAAATTGAAAAAGGAGAATTTGTTTACATCATAGGAAAAGTGGGCAGCGGCAAAACCAGTTTAATGAAAACCTTATACGCCGATCTGCCAATAAAAGAAGGAGGTGGTTCGGTTGCCGGATTTTATCTTCCCATCATCAAAACAAAACAAGTTCCTTTTTTAAGACGAAAAATTGGTATCGTATTTCAGGATTTTCAATTGTTAACCGATCGTAATGTTCATTCTAATCTGGAATTTGTTTTGAAAGCTACCGGCTGGAAAAACAAAAAAGAGATTGACCATAGAATAGAGGAAGTTTTGAGCAAAGTAAAAATGGGCAAGAAAGGATATAAAATGCCGCATGAGCTTTCGGGAGGAGAACAGCAGCGAATCGTTATTGCCCGCGCCTTACTCAACTCTCCGGATATTATTTTAGCCGATGAGCCAACTGGTAATCTTGACCCCGAAACATCGGATGAATTGGCTGAATTGCTTATGGATATCAGTAAAAACGGGCGGACTATTGTGATGGCAACACATCAGCACGATTTGCTGAAAAAATTTCCTGCCCGTACGCTGGAATGCATCAACGGAAAAGTTGTTGAAATTTCGAATCCAAAAACCGATGAAGAAATAGAGATTGAATTGGATTAA